One Pseudomonas rhizophila DNA window includes the following coding sequences:
- a CDS encoding DUF1244 domain-containing protein, whose amino-acid sequence MNDQQRLELEAAAFRRLVAHLDSRKDVQNIDLMNLAGFCRNCLSKWYKAAADERQIEVSLDDAREVVYGMPYAEWKAQYQQEASAEQQAAFAKGKPDA is encoded by the coding sequence ATGAACGACCAACAACGCCTCGAACTTGAAGCCGCCGCTTTCCGTCGGCTGGTTGCCCACCTGGACAGCCGCAAGGATGTGCAGAATATCGACCTGATGAACCTCGCCGGCTTCTGCCGTAACTGCCTGTCCAAGTGGTACAAGGCAGCTGCCGATGAACGCCAGATCGAGGTCAGCCTCGATGACGCCCGCGAAGTGGTTTACGGCATGCCCTACGCCGAGTGGAAAGCCCAATACCAGCAAGAAGCCAGCGCCGAACAGCAAGCGGCGTTCGCCAAAGGAAAACCCGATGCCTGA
- the pta gene encoding phosphate acetyltransferase: MQTFFIAPTDFGVGLTSISLGLVRTLERAGLKVGFFKPIAQPHPGDTGPERSTELVARTHGLKPPQPLGLAHVERMLGDGQLDELLEEIITLYQQAAIGKDVLVVEGMVPTRNASYAARVNLHLAKSLDAEVILVSAPENEVLTELSGRVELQAQLFGGPKDPKVLGVILNKVHTEESMEAFSARLKEHSPLLRSGDFRLLGCIPFRPELNAPRTRDVADLMGAQVLNAGDYETRRMSNIIICARTMRNTVELLKPGVLVVTPGDRDDIILAVSLAALNGVPLAGLLLTSDTLPDPRIMDLCRGALQAGLPVLSVSTGSYDTANLLNGLNKEIPIDDRERAEIITDFVASHLDAKWLHQRCGTPREMRLSPAVFRYQLIQRAQAADKRIVLPEGSEPLTVQAAAICQARGIARCVLLAKPADVEAVARAQGIELPPGLEILDPDSIRERYVEPMVRLRKSKSLNAPMAEQQLEDTVVIGTMMLALDEVDGLVSGVIHSTANTIRPALQLIKTAPGCSLVSSVFFMLFPEEVLVYGDCVMNPHPSAAELAEIALQSADSAAAFGITPRVAMLSYSSGESASGEEVEKVREATLLAHEAQHGLLIDGPLQYDAAANETVARQLAPNSQVAGRATVFIFPDLNTGNTTHKAVQRSADCVSLGPMLQGLRKPVNDLPRGAQVDDIVYTIALTAIQAANRPMDI, encoded by the coding sequence ATGCAAACTTTTTTTATCGCGCCCACCGATTTTGGTGTGGGTCTGACCTCCATCAGCCTCGGGCTGGTGCGCACACTCGAACGGGCCGGGCTGAAAGTCGGTTTTTTCAAACCTATCGCCCAGCCCCATCCCGGCGATACCGGACCGGAACGCTCCACCGAACTGGTGGCCCGCACCCACGGCCTCAAGCCGCCGCAGCCGCTGGGCCTGGCGCACGTCGAACGCATGCTCGGCGACGGCCAGCTCGATGAGTTGCTGGAAGAAATCATCACCCTCTACCAGCAGGCTGCCATCGGCAAGGACGTGCTGGTCGTCGAGGGCATGGTCCCGACCCGCAACGCCAGCTATGCCGCGCGGGTCAACCTGCACCTGGCCAAGAGCCTGGACGCCGAGGTCATCCTGGTGTCGGCGCCGGAGAACGAAGTGCTGACCGAGCTTTCCGGTCGCGTCGAGCTGCAGGCGCAGTTGTTCGGCGGGCCCAAAGACCCAAAAGTCCTCGGCGTGATCCTGAACAAAGTCCATACCGAGGAAAGCATGGAGGCCTTCTCCGCGCGGCTCAAGGAGCACTCGCCACTGTTGCGCAGCGGCGATTTCCGCCTGCTGGGTTGCATCCCGTTCCGCCCCGAACTCAACGCCCCACGCACCCGTGACGTGGCCGACCTGATGGGCGCGCAGGTGCTCAATGCCGGCGATTACGAAACCCGGCGCATGAGCAACATCATTATTTGCGCCCGCACCATGCGCAACACCGTGGAGCTGCTCAAGCCCGGCGTGCTGGTGGTGACCCCGGGTGATCGCGACGACATCATCCTGGCCGTGAGCCTGGCAGCGCTCAACGGCGTACCGTTGGCCGGCCTGCTGCTGACCAGCGACACCCTGCCCGACCCGCGCATCATGGACCTTTGTCGAGGCGCCTTACAGGCGGGGCTTCCGGTGCTGTCGGTCAGTACCGGGTCTTACGACACCGCCAACCTGCTCAATGGCTTGAACAAGGAAATTCCGATCGACGACCGCGAACGTGCGGAGATCATCACCGATTTTGTCGCCAGCCACCTGGATGCCAAATGGCTGCATCAGCGTTGCGGTACGCCACGGGAAATGCGCTTGTCGCCGGCCGTGTTCCGCTACCAATTGATCCAGCGCGCCCAGGCCGCCGACAAACGCATTGTGCTGCCTGAGGGCAGTGAACCGCTGACAGTCCAGGCCGCCGCCATTTGCCAGGCCCGAGGCATCGCTCGCTGCGTGCTACTGGCCAAACCGGCGGACGTCGAGGCAGTGGCTCGAGCCCAGGGCATCGAACTGCCGCCGGGGCTGGAGATCCTCGACCCGGATTCGATTCGTGAGCGTTACGTCGAACCGATGGTGCGGCTGCGCAAGAGCAAAAGCCTGAACGCGCCGATGGCCGAACAGCAACTGGAAGACACCGTGGTGATCGGCACCATGATGCTGGCGCTCGATGAGGTCGACGGGCTGGTGTCCGGTGTTATCCACTCTACCGCCAACACCATCCGCCCGGCCTTGCAACTGATCAAAACCGCCCCGGGATGCTCGCTGGTGTCTTCGGTGTTTTTCATGCTGTTCCCCGAAGAAGTGCTGGTCTATGGCGACTGCGTGATGAACCCGCATCCCAGTGCCGCGGAGCTGGCGGAGATTGCCCTGCAAAGCGCCGACTCGGCTGCCGCGTTCGGCATCACGCCACGGGTGGCAATGCTCAGCTATTCCAGCGGCGAGTCGGCCAGCGGTGAAGAGGTGGAGAAAGTCCGCGAAGCCACCCTGCTGGCCCACGAGGCGCAACACGGCTTGCTGATCGACGGGCCGCTGCAATACGACGCCGCCGCCAACGAAACCGTGGCCCGACAACTGGCGCCCAATAGCCAGGTGGCCGGCCGGGCGACGGTGTTCATCTTCCCGGACCTGAACACCGGCAACACCACCCACAAGGCCGTGCAACGCAGCGCCGATTGCGTCAGCCTCGGGCCAATGCTGCAAGGCCTGCGCAAACCCGTAAACGACTTGCCCCGCGGCGCTCAGGTCGACGACATCGTGTACACCATCGCCCTGACCGCGATCCAGGCCGCCAACCGACCCATGGATATTTAA
- the folX gene encoding dihydroneopterin triphosphate 2'-epimerase, which produces MPQLQPAMARIKVKDLRLRTFIGINEDEILNKQDVLINLTILYAAQDAVRDNDIDHALNYRTITKAIIAHVEGNRFALLERLTQELLDLVMANESVLYAEVEVDKPHALRFAESVSITLAASRATS; this is translated from the coding sequence ATGCCACAACTTCAACCCGCCATGGCGCGCATCAAGGTCAAGGACTTGCGCTTGCGCACGTTCATTGGCATCAACGAGGACGAAATCCTCAACAAACAGGATGTGTTGATCAACCTGACCATCCTCTACGCGGCCCAGGATGCGGTGCGCGACAACGACATCGACCACGCTCTGAACTACCGCACCATCACCAAGGCGATCATCGCCCACGTGGAAGGCAACCGTTTCGCCCTGCTCGAACGCCTGACCCAGGAACTGCTCGATCTGGTCATGGCCAACGAATCGGTGCTGTATGCCGAAGTCGAAGTCGACAAGCCCCACGCCTTGCGATTTGCCGAGTCAGTATCGATTACGCTCGCCGCCAGCCGGGCTACTTCGTAG
- a CDS encoding FKBP-type peptidyl-prolyl cis-trans isomerase codes for MLIAANKAVSIDYTLTNDAGEVIDSSAGGAPLVYLHGAGNIIQGLEKALEGKTSGDELNVTVEPEDAYGEYSAELVSTLSRSMFEGVDELEVGMQFHASAPDGQMQIVTIRDLEGDDVTVDGNHPLAGQRLNFQVKIVDIRDASQEEIAHGHVHGEGGHHH; via the coding sequence ATGCTGATCGCCGCCAATAAGGCTGTCTCCATCGACTATACCCTGACCAACGACGCTGGTGAGGTCATCGACAGCTCTGCCGGCGGCGCTCCGCTGGTCTACCTGCATGGCGCAGGCAACATCATCCAGGGTCTGGAAAAAGCCTTGGAAGGTAAAACTTCCGGTGACGAGCTGAACGTTACCGTTGAGCCGGAAGATGCTTATGGCGAATACTCCGCCGAGCTGGTCAGCACCCTGAGCCGCAGCATGTTCGAGGGCGTGGATGAGCTGGAAGTAGGCATGCAGTTCCACGCTTCGGCCCCCGATGGCCAGATGCAGATCGTCACCATCCGCGACCTGGAAGGCGATGACGTCACCGTTGACGGCAACCACCCGTTGGCCGGTCAGCGCTTGAACTTCCAGGTCAAGATCGTCGACATTCGTGATGCCAGCCAGGAAGAAATCGCCCATGGTCACGTCCATGGTGAAGGTGGCCATCACCACTGA
- a CDS encoding NADH:flavin oxidoreductase, with protein sequence MPVKALFKPFHLGALELPTRVVMAPMTRSFSPGGVPNAKVVEYYRRRAAAGVGLIITEGTTVGHKASNGYPNVPHFYGEAALAGWKQVVDAVHAEGGKIVPQLWHVGNVRRLGTEPDASVPGYGPSEKLKDGQVVVHGMTQADIDEVIAAFAQAAKDAQSIGMDGVEIHGAHGYLVDQFFWEGSNQRTDGYGGSLANRSRFAIELIRAVRAAVGEGFPIIFRFSQWKQQDYTARLVQTPEALGEFLKPLAEAGVDIFHCSTRRFWEPEFEGSELNLAGWTRKLTGKPTITVGSVGLDGEFLQFMVNTDKVAQPASLEKLLERLNNDEFDLVAVGRALLVDPDWAQKVREGREQEILPFSREALMTLV encoded by the coding sequence ATGCCTGTAAAAGCCTTGTTCAAACCCTTCCATCTCGGTGCGCTGGAGCTGCCGACCCGGGTCGTGATGGCGCCGATGACTCGCTCCTTTTCCCCAGGCGGCGTGCCGAACGCCAAGGTCGTGGAATATTACCGCCGTCGCGCGGCGGCCGGCGTCGGTCTGATCATTACCGAAGGCACGACCGTCGGGCATAAGGCCTCCAACGGTTATCCGAACGTGCCGCATTTTTACGGCGAGGCCGCGCTGGCCGGCTGGAAACAAGTGGTTGATGCCGTGCATGCCGAAGGCGGCAAGATCGTTCCGCAGCTCTGGCACGTAGGTAACGTGCGGCGCTTGGGGACCGAGCCGGACGCGAGCGTGCCGGGCTATGGTCCTTCGGAAAAACTCAAGGACGGCCAGGTCGTGGTTCACGGCATGACCCAGGCGGATATCGACGAAGTCATCGCAGCGTTCGCCCAGGCGGCGAAAGACGCCCAGAGCATCGGCATGGACGGCGTGGAGATCCACGGCGCCCATGGTTACCTGGTGGACCAGTTCTTCTGGGAGGGCAGCAACCAGCGCACCGACGGTTATGGTGGAAGTCTGGCCAACCGATCGCGCTTCGCCATCGAACTGATCCGCGCCGTGCGTGCTGCGGTAGGTGAAGGGTTCCCGATCATCTTCCGTTTCTCCCAATGGAAGCAGCAGGACTACACCGCGCGCCTGGTGCAAACGCCAGAGGCCTTGGGCGAATTCCTCAAGCCTTTGGCAGAGGCCGGTGTGGATATTTTCCATTGCTCGACACGTCGCTTCTGGGAGCCTGAATTCGAAGGCTCCGAGCTGAATCTGGCGGGCTGGACCCGCAAGCTGACCGGCAAGCCAACCATCACCGTCGGCAGCGTTGGCCTGGATGGCGAGTTCCTGCAGTTTATGGTCAACACCGACAAAGTCGCGCAGCCGGCCAGCCTGGAGAAACTGCTGGAGCGCCTGAACAATGATGAGTTCGACCTGGTGGCGGTGGGGCGAGCCCTGCTGGTAGACCCGGATTGGGCGCAAAAAGTGCGTGAAGGCCGGGAGCAGGAGATCTTGCCGTTCAGCCGTGAGGCGTTGATGACACTGGTTTAA
- a CDS encoding 2-aminoadipate transaminase codes for MSSETISQSISTVHPVSLSHGKNAEVWDTDGKRYIDFVGGIGVLNLGHCHPRVVEAIREQATRLTHYAFNAAPHAPYIELMERLAAFIPVDYPVSGMLTNSGAEAAENALKIVRGATGRTAVIAFDGGFHGRTLATLNLNGKVAPYKQKVGVLPGPVYHLPYPSKDNGVTCEEALKAMERLFSVEIDVNDVACFIVEPVQGEAGFLPMDIAFAQALRQFCNEKGIVLIIDEIQSGFGRTGQRFAFSRLGIEPDLILLGKSIAGGVPLGAVVGRKALLDNLPKGGLGGTYSGNPIACAAALATLEEMTDANLQAWGTQQEEAIVSRYASWRSRGLSPYLGRLTGVGAMRGIELAHADGSPASAQLTQLLALARESGLLLMPSGKSRHIIRLLAPLTTEAAVLEEGLDILETCLAKLS; via the coding sequence ATGAGCAGTGAAACCATCAGCCAATCGATTTCCACCGTGCACCCTGTCAGCCTCAGCCACGGCAAAAATGCCGAGGTCTGGGACACCGACGGCAAACGCTACATCGATTTCGTGGGCGGCATCGGCGTGTTGAACCTTGGCCACTGCCATCCCCGTGTCGTCGAAGCCATCCGCGAACAGGCAACCCGGCTGACGCACTACGCCTTCAACGCCGCCCCGCACGCACCCTACATCGAATTGATGGAGCGTCTGGCAGCATTTATCCCGGTGGATTACCCGGTCAGCGGCATGCTCACCAACAGCGGCGCCGAAGCCGCGGAAAACGCCTTGAAGATCGTGCGCGGCGCCACGGGGCGCACGGCCGTCATCGCCTTTGATGGCGGCTTCCACGGCAGAACCCTGGCCACTCTCAATCTCAACGGCAAGGTCGCGCCCTACAAACAGAAAGTCGGCGTACTGCCCGGACCGGTCTATCACCTGCCCTACCCCAGCAAGGACAACGGCGTCACCTGCGAAGAAGCGTTGAAGGCCATGGAGCGGTTGTTCAGCGTCGAAATCGACGTGAATGACGTGGCGTGTTTCATCGTCGAACCTGTGCAGGGCGAAGCCGGTTTCCTGCCGATGGATATTGCCTTTGCCCAGGCCCTCCGACAGTTCTGCAACGAGAAAGGCATCGTGCTGATCATCGATGAAATCCAGTCCGGCTTCGGTCGCACCGGCCAGCGCTTTGCGTTCTCGCGACTGGGCATCGAGCCGGACCTGATCCTGCTGGGTAAAAGCATTGCCGGCGGCGTCCCCCTGGGCGCCGTGGTGGGGCGCAAGGCGCTGCTGGACAATCTGCCCAAAGGTGGCTTGGGCGGCACTTACTCAGGCAATCCCATCGCCTGCGCCGCCGCATTGGCAACCCTGGAGGAAATGACCGACGCAAACCTGCAAGCCTGGGGCACGCAACAGGAAGAGGCGATAGTCAGCCGCTACGCGTCATGGCGCAGTCGCGGGCTGTCCCCTTACCTGGGCCGCCTGACTGGCGTCGGGGCAATGCGCGGCATCGAACTGGCCCATGCCGACGGCAGCCCGGCTTCGGCACAATTGACACAATTGCTGGCCTTGGCGCGGGAGTCTGGTTTGTTGCTGATGCCCAGCGGTAAATCGCGGCACATCATTCGGCTGCTGGCGCCGTTGACGACCGAGGCGGCGGTGTTGGAGGAAGGGTTGGATATTCTGGAGACGTGCTTGGCGAAGCTGTCTTGA
- the trxB gene encoding thioredoxin-disulfide reductase: protein MSEVRHSRVIILGSGPAGYSAAVYAARANLKPLLITGMQAGGQLTTTTEVDNWPGDVHGLTGPVLMERMKEHAERFETEIVFDHINAVDFAAKPYTLTGDSATYTCDALIIATGASARYLGLPSEEAFMGKGVSACATCDGFFYRNKPVAVVGGGNTAVEEALYLANIASTVTLIHRRETFRAEKILIDKLNARVAEGKIILKLNATLDEVLGDNMGVTGARLKNNDGSFDEIKVDGVFIAIGHTPNTSLFEGQLELKDGYLVVKGGRDGNATATSVEGIFAAGDVADHVYRQAITSAGAGCMAALDTERYLDGLQNASF, encoded by the coding sequence ATGTCTGAAGTGCGTCATTCGCGAGTGATTATTCTCGGTTCCGGCCCTGCCGGTTACAGCGCTGCGGTGTATGCCGCCCGTGCCAACCTCAAGCCGCTGCTGATTACCGGCATGCAAGCCGGCGGTCAATTGACCACCACCACCGAAGTCGACAACTGGCCGGGCGACGTCCACGGTCTGACCGGCCCGGTGTTGATGGAGCGTATGAAAGAGCACGCCGAGCGCTTCGAGACCGAGATCGTTTTCGACCACATCAATGCCGTGGATTTCGCCGCCAAGCCGTACACCCTGACCGGTGACAGCGCGACCTACACCTGCGATGCCCTGATCATTGCAACCGGCGCCAGCGCTCGTTACCTGGGCCTGCCATCGGAAGAAGCCTTCATGGGCAAAGGCGTTTCCGCCTGCGCCACTTGCGACGGCTTCTTCTACCGCAACAAGCCAGTGGCTGTGGTGGGTGGCGGTAACACCGCCGTCGAGGAAGCCCTGTACCTGGCCAACATCGCCAGCACGGTCACCCTGATCCACCGTCGCGAAACCTTCCGCGCCGAGAAGATCCTGATCGACAAGCTCAATGCCCGTGTGGCTGAAGGCAAGATCATCCTCAAGCTCAACGCCACCCTGGATGAAGTGCTGGGCGACAACATGGGCGTGACCGGTGCCCGGCTGAAGAACAACGACGGCAGCTTTGACGAGATCAAAGTCGACGGTGTGTTCATCGCCATCGGCCACACTCCGAACACCTCGTTGTTCGAAGGCCAGCTGGAACTCAAGGACGGCTACCTGGTGGTCAAGGGCGGCCGCGACGGCAACGCCACCGCCACCAGCGTCGAAGGTATCTTCGCGGCCGGCGACGTGGCGGACCACGTCTACCGTCAGGCGATTACCTCGGCGGGTGCCGGTTGCATGGCAGCCCTGGACACCGAGCGTTACCTGGATGGTCTGCAGAACGCTTCGTTCTGA
- the cysZ gene encoding sulfate transporter CysZ, protein MPAPVLSGPQYLREGLKLVLSPGLRLFVLLPLVINLVLFVGLIYLAGHQFSLWVDTLMPSLPDWLSFLNYVLWPLFVVLVVLMVFFTFTMLANVIAAPFNGFLAEKVEVVIRGTDDFPAFSWGELIAMIPRTLAREARKLGYFLPRALGLLVLSFIPVINIVAAPLWLLFGVWMMAIQYIDYPADNHKLGWNEMLAWLREKRWQSLGFGGSVYLVLLIPVVNILMMPAAVAGATLFWVREQGAETALARQG, encoded by the coding sequence ATGCCCGCCCCCGTCCTGTCCGGCCCGCAATATTTGCGAGAAGGACTCAAACTGGTCTTAAGCCCGGGTCTGCGCTTGTTTGTGCTGTTGCCATTGGTGATCAACCTGGTGCTGTTCGTCGGATTGATCTACCTGGCCGGCCATCAGTTCAGCCTATGGGTCGACACGCTGATGCCGTCGTTACCGGATTGGCTGAGCTTTCTCAACTATGTCCTGTGGCCGCTGTTCGTGGTGCTTGTGGTGCTGATGGTGTTTTTCACCTTCACCATGCTCGCCAATGTCATCGCCGCGCCGTTCAACGGTTTTCTCGCGGAGAAAGTCGAAGTGGTGATCCGTGGCACCGACGACTTCCCGGCCTTCAGCTGGGGCGAGTTGATCGCCATGATCCCTCGCACCTTGGCCCGGGAGGCACGCAAGCTCGGCTACTTCCTGCCCCGCGCCCTGGGCCTGCTGGTGCTGTCCTTCATTCCGGTGATCAATATCGTCGCGGCGCCGTTATGGCTGCTGTTCGGGGTGTGGATGATGGCGATCCAGTACATCGACTACCCGGCGGACAACCACAAGCTGGGCTGGAACGAAATGCTCGCCTGGCTGCGGGAAAAACGCTGGCAGAGCCTGGGTTTTGGCGGCAGCGTGTACCTGGTGCTGCTGATCCCGGTGGTCAACATCCTGATGATGCCGGCAGCGGTGGCCGGCGCGACCTTGTTCTGGGTGCGCGAGCAAGGCGCCGAGACCGCGTTGGCCCGCCAGGGCTGA
- a CDS encoding DUF3565 domain-containing protein, producing METALLAAISMGRDLLHKNEERTSLNKDLPESERNPDKRACSNRPTVTGFHQDEDGHWVAELSCGHTQHLRHLPPWQSRAWVLDPAQRIEKIGQSFDCGWCAQAPVSDNLGA from the coding sequence ATGGAGACAGCCTTATTGGCGGCGATCAGCATGGGGCGAGACCTTTTGCATAAGAATGAAGAACGGACAAGTCTAAACAAGGATTTGCCCGAAAGCGAACGGAACCCGGACAAACGGGCTTGTTCGAACAGACCGACGGTCACCGGTTTTCATCAGGATGAGGACGGGCACTGGGTGGCCGAGCTGTCCTGTGGGCACACCCAGCATCTGCGCCACCTGCCGCCGTGGCAGTCCCGGGCCTGGGTGCTGGACCCGGCGCAACGTATTGAAAAAATAGGCCAGTCCTTTGACTGCGGCTGGTGCGCACAGGCCCCGGTTAGCGATAACCTTGGCGCCTGA
- a CDS encoding glycosyltransferase family 4 protein produces MAPVDTGVMSTHLHITLITETFPPEINGVANTLGRLCDGLRARGHQVELIRPRQAGDQRQASDEQLLLCRGWPLPGYPGLQWGQASMHKLLRRWKRHRPDVLYIATEGPLGLSALRAARRLGISVVSGFHTNFQQYTQQYGLGLLSRALTHYLRWFHNSSSLTLVPSLSQRMELERRHFERVALLSRGVDSQLFHPIKRSTTLREAWGLGDDDIALIHVGRLASEKNLGLLKRSFNTLCSAFPERRLKLVVVGDGPQRAALQQELPDAIFCGAQRGESLACHYASGDVFVFPSLTETFGNVVLEALASGLGVVAYDQAAAAQHIRHGHNGVLAMPGDEEAFCDAARWLLEERETLRCVRLNARQHASRQGWPSVIEQFETQLRGVCVGEQVMPAAPTVR; encoded by the coding sequence ATGGCCCCGGTCGACACTGGGGTCATGAGCACACACCTGCATATCACCCTCATCACCGAAACCTTCCCGCCGGAAATCAATGGCGTGGCCAATACCCTGGGCCGCCTGTGCGACGGCTTGCGCGCTCGCGGGCATCAGGTGGAATTGATACGGCCCCGTCAGGCTGGCGACCAACGCCAGGCCAGCGACGAGCAGTTGTTGCTGTGCCGAGGCTGGCCGCTACCGGGGTATCCGGGCTTGCAGTGGGGCCAGGCTTCGATGCACAAGCTGCTGCGGCGCTGGAAACGTCATCGCCCGGACGTGCTGTATATCGCCACGGAAGGGCCGCTGGGTTTATCGGCATTGCGGGCGGCCCGGCGCCTGGGCATCTCGGTAGTCAGTGGCTTCCACACCAATTTCCAGCAATACACCCAGCAGTATGGCCTCGGGTTGTTGAGTCGGGCCCTCACCCATTACCTGCGCTGGTTCCACAACAGCTCCAGCCTGACCCTGGTGCCGAGCCTCAGCCAGCGCATGGAGCTGGAACGCCGGCATTTCGAGCGTGTGGCGCTGTTGTCCCGCGGTGTGGACAGCCAACTGTTCCATCCGATCAAACGCTCGACAACCCTGCGTGAGGCCTGGGGCTTGGGCGATGACGATATTGCGCTGATCCACGTCGGGCGTCTGGCGTCGGAGAAGAACCTGGGTCTGCTCAAACGTAGTTTCAACACACTGTGCAGCGCTTTCCCGGAGCGGCGGCTGAAACTGGTGGTAGTAGGCGACGGTCCACAACGGGCCGCGCTGCAACAGGAACTGCCCGACGCGATCTTTTGTGGGGCCCAGCGTGGCGAATCGCTGGCCTGCCACTATGCGTCCGGGGATGTATTCGTCTTTCCGAGCCTGACCGAAACCTTCGGCAATGTCGTGCTGGAGGCGCTGGCGTCCGGGCTGGGTGTGGTGGCCTATGATCAGGCCGCGGCGGCGCAACACATCCGTCACGGTCACAACGGCGTGCTGGCCATGCCGGGGGATGAAGAGGCGTTCTGCGACGCGGCCCGGTGGCTGCTGGAGGAGCGTGAAACCTTGCGTTGTGTGCGGCTCAATGCGCGCCAGCATGCCAGTCGCCAGGGCTGGCCATCGGTGATCGAGCAGTTCGAGACGCAGTTGCGCGGGGTTTGTGTCGGTGAACAGGTGATGCCAGCTGCGCCGACGGTGCGCTGA
- the folE gene encoding GTP cyclohydrolase I FolE — protein MALSPQNYREILIGLGEDPEREGLLDTPVRAAKAMQYLCHGYEQSVEQIVNGALFASDSDEMVIVADIELYSLCEHHLLPFIGKAHVAYIPTGKVLGLSKIARLVDMFARRLQIQENLTRQIADAVQQVTQAAGVAVVIEAQHMCMMMRGVEKQNSTMNTSVMLGVFRESSTTRQEFLQLIRRSK, from the coding sequence ATGGCGCTATCGCCCCAGAACTATCGCGAGATCCTCATCGGCCTGGGTGAAGACCCGGAACGCGAAGGCCTGCTGGATACTCCGGTGCGCGCGGCCAAGGCCATGCAGTACCTTTGTCACGGCTATGAACAAAGCGTCGAACAGATCGTCAACGGCGCCCTGTTCGCCTCCGACAGCGATGAAATGGTGATCGTCGCCGACATCGAACTCTATTCCCTGTGCGAACATCATCTGCTGCCCTTCATCGGCAAGGCTCATGTGGCTTATATTCCTACGGGCAAGGTCCTGGGGCTGTCGAAGATCGCCCGGCTGGTGGACATGTTCGCCCGCCGCCTGCAAATCCAGGAAAACCTCACCCGGCAAATTGCCGACGCGGTGCAGCAGGTCACCCAGGCGGCCGGCGTTGCGGTGGTGATCGAAGCCCAGCACATGTGCATGATGATGCGCGGTGTCGAAAAACAGAACTCGACCATGAACACCTCGGTGATGCTCGGCGTCTTTCGCGAATCCAGCACCACCCGCCAGGAGTTCCTGCAATTGATTCGACGGAGCAAGTAA
- a CDS encoding glutathione peroxidase yields MSAFHDLKLKALDGQELDLAPFKGQVVLVVNVASKCGLTPQYAALENLYQQYKAKGFCVLGLPCNQFAGQEPGTEQEIQDFCSLNYGVTFPLSSKLEVNGHDRHQLYRLLAGEGAEFPGDITWNFEKFLLGKDGRVLARFSPRTAPDDPAVIQAIEKALS; encoded by the coding sequence ATGAGTGCTTTCCACGACCTTAAACTTAAAGCCCTGGATGGTCAGGAACTTGATCTGGCGCCGTTCAAGGGGCAAGTCGTGCTGGTGGTCAATGTCGCCTCCAAATGTGGCCTGACACCTCAGTACGCTGCGTTGGAAAACCTCTATCAGCAATACAAGGCCAAGGGGTTCTGTGTGCTGGGCCTGCCTTGCAACCAGTTCGCCGGACAAGAGCCGGGGACGGAACAGGAAATCCAGGATTTCTGCAGCCTCAATTATGGTGTGACGTTCCCGTTGTCCAGCAAACTGGAAGTGAACGGGCACGACCGTCATCAGTTGTACCGTCTGCTGGCAGGCGAGGGGGCCGAGTTTCCGGGGGACATCACCTGGAACTTCGAGAAGTTCCTGCTGGGCAAGGACGGTCGGGTGCTGGCGCGTTTCTCACCGCGCACGGCGCCGGATGATCCGGCCGTGATCCAGGCTATCGAAAAAGCCTTGAGCTGA
- a CDS encoding HopJ type III effector protein produces MPDLNTLRASLKSGEHIFADTLAFIANGYDYQPQPFKNGDVDNAAGQNEGSCKTLGLALLEGLSDQEALLAFGEHYRSVLATPEGSDHGNIRALMAHGLAGVKFETQPLRRR; encoded by the coding sequence ATGCCTGACCTGAACACCCTGCGCGCCAGCCTCAAGAGCGGCGAACACATTTTTGCCGACACCCTGGCGTTTATCGCCAATGGCTACGACTACCAGCCTCAGCCTTTTAAAAACGGTGACGTCGACAACGCCGCCGGGCAGAACGAAGGTTCCTGCAAGACCCTGGGCCTGGCGCTGCTCGAAGGCTTGAGCGATCAAGAAGCGCTGCTGGCGTTCGGCGAACATTACCGGTCGGTACTGGCCACGCCTGAGGGCAGCGACCACGGCAATATCCGGGCGCTGATGGCCCATGGCTTGGCGGGTGTGAAGTTCGAGACTCAGCCGTTGCGGCGGCGCTGA